A segment of the Candidatus Rokuibacteriota bacterium genome:
TGCCGGACAACCACCGCTCCGGCTGGACGGGACACCGCCCGGAGCGCCCCGAGCCGAGGTCCCCACGCGCCAGCAATCGCGCGCGCCCGTGCCCGGCTGGGCCAAGAGCACGTCGGACTCCGTGTGCTGACCTGTAGTATGATGCTCACGGAGTCGAGGCCCGCCAGATTATGACACCGCTCACATTCAGAGGGCTACTGGTCGCTCTCCTCGTTCTCGCCGCCGGCGCCGGTGGGTTCGCCCTGCACGCGACGCTGAGCACGCCCCCTGCCGGGCCGCCTCCCCTCACCCGTTCCGACGCGGCGCCCGTCGCCGAGGCGCTGCAGTCGGCCTTCATCACGGTGGCCGAGCAGGTGCGCCCCGCAGTCGTCAACATCGGCACGGTTCACCTGGCCAAACGGCGGCGTCCGTTCACGGCGCCCGGCCCCTCCACCGAGGACCCGGTCTTCCGCGACTTCTTCGAGCAGTTCTTCGGCCCGCGGCAGGGCCCCCGGGGAGAGTTCCGCCAGCCCAGTCTCGGCTCGGGCGTCATCCTCGACAAGCGCGGCTATATCCTCACGAACTTCCACGTCGTGAAGGGGGCCGACGAGGTGATCGTGAAGCTCTCCTCGAAGACAGAGCATCGCGGCCGGACGGTGGGGTCCGACGCCAAGACCGACCTGGCTGTCGTCAAGATCCAGCCCGACGCCGAGCTCACCGTCGCCCGGTTGGGCGACTCCGAGCGTCTCCGGGTGGGAGAGTGGGCCATCGCGATCGGCAACCCCTTCGGCCTCGACCAGACGG
Coding sequences within it:
- a CDS encoding Do family serine endopeptidase, whose protein sequence is MTPLTFRGLLVALLVLAAGAGGFALHATLSTPPAGPPPLTRSDAAPVAEALQSAFITVAEQVRPAVVNIGTVHLAKRRRPFTAPGPSTEDPVFRDFFEQFFGPRQGPRGEFRQPSLGSGVILDKRGYILTNFHVVKGADEVIVKLSSKTEHRGRTVGSDAKTDLAVVKIQPDAELTVARLGDSERLRVGEWAIAIGNPFGLDQTVTVGVISATGRSEVGIATYENFIQTDASINPGNSGGPLVNLKGEVIGINTAIVATGQGIGFAIPINMVKRVTSQLMEKGKVVRGWLGIAVQPVSPELGQSLGATGTAGAVVASVYPGSPAAEAGLQQGDLIRAFDGTQVEDYHHLQRLVAETEVGKTVTLQLLRKKKPLDVQIKVGETPPESAAKARY